The following DNA comes from Streptomyces sp. NBC_00690.
CACGATCATGGTGCTGGGACCGGCCGGCAACTTTCCGCTGCTGGTCGGCGCGTATGCGGTGGGCACCTTCTTCCTGATCGGTCCGTACGCCGCCGTGCTGTTCTTCACGGGCGAATCGTTTCCGGTGGAGACCCGTGCCACCGGCAGCTCGTTCATCAACTCACTCGGTCAGGTGGGGGCGATCATCGGCGGTGCCCTGTTCACGGCGACACTGTCCGCCGCTGGCTCGGGCTCGCAGGAGCAGGCCGATGCCTGGATACGCTCCGGTCTGATCTGGGGCTGCCTACCGATCCTGCTGTCCGCATTCGCCATTCTGTTCAGCCGCAATGTTCAGCCGATCAGCAGTACGGGTGAGCGCAGCGGGGTGAGCCCCATCGCGGACGTGCCGTCTCCGGGCTGACGCTCCCCGCTCCCCGATGGTCTGCCGCTGCCGTCCACCGACCGTACGGGACCGGCTTCCGCGGGGTGTTGCCGTGCCAGCTCCGTCCGGTGCATTCGCCGGACGGAGCCGTGCGGGAGGATGGGGCACCACCGCGATGTGGGACGCGGGAAGGTCCGGGAGCCACGTCGCTCGACTAGTTGGGCTGCGGGGCCTCGGTGTGCCACTTCCGATGCAGCTCGTCGGACATCATGCTCGGCCGAGGGGCCACCGTGGCTGCTGTGGTCTCCGCGTCGCAGGTGGTGAACTCCGTCGTTCCGTCCTTGCTGCCGAGGCGCACCTCTCCTGGACTGTCAGGGGCCACCAAGTAGGCGGTGGTGCAGACCACCTGACGGACCGCCGTGTCGTCAAGATCGGCCAGGGGAATGGGCAGGTGGACCGTGGTGCCACCGTCCTCGGCCGGTACGACGACGATCCTGCCGCCCGGGGGGAGATCCGGCAGCCCGTCCCTCAGCCCGGCGGCCCGTTCTTCTGGCTGCGGTCCCGCGAACAGCATGGCGAGGAACTTGGAGCTCGTCATGTATCGCGGGGTCTGTTCTCCCCAGGTGGTTCCGATCACGGGCACTGGGACCAGAGCACCGCCCGCTGACCGGAAGAAGAGGAACATCCGTTCCGGCTGGCCGGGTGACACCTCGATCGAAGCGGGGTCGCCGGCCTCGACCGGGTCGGTCGCGCTGATGCCGCAGCCCGTGAGCAGCGCGGTAAGCAGCAGCGCGGTGACCCCGATGCGCAGCGGCCCCCTCATGCGCCCGTCCTTCCGGTGCCCAGGGGGATCTCGACGGTGAAGACCGCGCCCTTTCCACCGAGGGCGTTCCCGGCGTGGACCGTACCGCCGTGGAGCCGGACGTTCTCCCGGGTGATCGCGAGTCCCAGCCCGCTGCCCGTCGAACGGGTGCGGGCCACATCCGCCTTGTAGAAGCGGTCGAAGATGTGTGGGAGGGCTTCGGGCCTGATGCCCGGGCCCGAGTCGATGACCTCGGTGATCAGCACGGGCGCACCATCCCGGCGGGTCGAGGAGCGTAGCCGTACGGTGACGGGTGCGTCGCCGTGCCGCAGGGCGTTGCCCACCAGATTGGCGATCACGACATCGAAGCGGCGGGGGTCGAGCCGCGCCCGGATGCCGTCCGGTAGATCGGTGTGCACCAGGTCGGTCCAGTGTCGGGTGGCCAGAGTCCTGCGGATGGTCTCGGCGGCGTCGATCTCGTCCGTGTTGAGCTCGGCGGCGCGGGCGTCGAACCGGGAGATCTCCATCAGGTCCTCCACGAGCACGGCCAGCTTTCCGGTCTCGGCGCTGATCAGCCTGACGGCCTGGGCGGTGTCGGGGTCGAGGCGGGCGGCGTCCTCGTCGAGCACCTCGGTGACGGCCAGCATCCCGGCCAGGGGAGTGCGCAGTTCGTGTGAGACATCGGCGGCGAAACGCCGGGCCCGAGCCTCGGCCTCTCGTAGCTCCGTGACCGAACGGTCCAGTTCACCGGCGGATGCGTTGAAGGTACGGGCGAGTCCGGCGAGTTCGTCGTTCCCACGGACCCTGATGCGGGTGTCCAGCTTGCCCTTGCCCATGTCGTGGGCTGCCCGTCGCAGTTCGCGCACCGGACGCAGCACGCTGCGGGCGGCGAGCAGCGCGGGGATCAGTGCGATCGCGAGTCCCGGTATCGCGCCGTTGCGGGCCGCTGTCACCAGGGCTTCGATCTGCGTCTGTTCATCGGACAGCCGCATGGTGGCGTAGAGGACGAGTCCGCTGGGCAGTGTGGCGCCCGTCTTGGACTTGAGCACGACGGGCATTCCGACGGCCAGATAGGGAATCCCGTCCTTGATGACCCGTTCGAAGCTGCCGTGCGGATAGCCGGTCACCTTGCGGCGCAGCGCGGGGGTGATGACGGTGGAGACGGGGTTGGTGCCCGAGGAGACGCGCATCGCGCCGTACTCGGCGAAGACGTACCACGGGCGGGGCTTGCCCTTGCTGGCGATGTTGCGCAGGGTCCGCTTCAGGCTGTCCCGTCGTACGGGCAGTTCGACGGGCGACTGTTGGATCTGGTCGCGGAAGGAAGAGACCGCGGTGTCCTGGGTCGCCTGGAGTACGGAACTGCGTGCCTCGCGATAGGTGAGACCCGCGGTCGTCACGGCGCTGACGGCTGCGACGAGCAGGAACGCGAGGACCATCCGGGTGCGCAGGCCGAACGGGGTGATGCGTCTGTCGTCATCGTCGACGGTGGGGTCCGTGGCCGATGTGCCGACGGTCTTCGGCTGCCGGTCGGCGCGCTTCCGCGGGCGCTTCACAGTGGCCCGAAGCGATAGCCGAAGCCGCGCAGGGTCTGGATGTAGCGGGGGTTTCCCGGTATGTCCTCGATCTTGTTGCGCAGCCGCCGGACACAGGCGTCGACCAATCTTGCGTCACCGTGGTAGCTGTGTTCCCAGACGTGTTCCAGCAGTTGTTGACGGCTGAAGACCTGCTCGGGGGTGGCGCTGAGGTGCAGCAGCAGACGCATCTCGGAGGGTGCGAGCGCCAGTCGTCGACCCGACTTGGTGATGGTGAGCCCTGCGCGGTCGATGGAGAGGTCGCCGTGGAACTCCACGGCAGGTCGCCCGGTTGCCGGCTCGTCGAACCGCCGCAGCACGGCCCGGATGCGGGCCTCGATCACCTGAGTGCGGGCCGGCTTGACGATGTAGTCGTCCGCGCCCGCCTCCAGGCCGATGACGACGTCGAAGTCGTCACCGCGGGCGGTGAGCATGATGATCGGCAGTTGGCTGCTCTCCCGCACCCGGCGGCAGACCTCCACACCGTTGACCCCTGGCAGCATCAGATCGAGGAGCAGGAGATCGGGCCGGAATTCGTCGAGGGCGGCGAGTCCGGCCTCCCCGGTGGCGGCGGTCCGGACGTCGTGCCCGCGTCGGCGCAGGCCGAGTTCGACTCCTTCGCGTACGGAGGGGTCGTCTTCGATGAGAAGCACGCGTGGCATGAGCGCAGTATTCCAAAGGGGTTTCAGTGCCTGGTGGGGCGTCTGCGAATGCGCTGGGTGAGGCCGGAGAGTGCGGCTTCGAGTTCGGTGAGCCGCAACGGGCGGGCCAGAGTTGCGAAGACCAGCCCGATGGCCACGGCGCCGACGAGGCCCGCGCCGACGGCGCCCAGGGACGCGGCCCGGGTCGCGGCCATATGTCCGAGGGGCGCGGCGATGGCTCCGGCGAGCAACAGCCGGGCCTGGGCGCCGACCGCGGCGGACCGCCACACTCCGCGGTTCTTCGCCCGCTGGGCGCCCCGGCCGGCCCGCTCGGACTCGGTTCCGGACAGCGGTGCTTCACCTTCGCGCGGAGCCGGCACCGCGCTCGTACTCGGGGAAGTGAGCCTGCGGCGCAGGACGATCGCCGTCACCACCCAGCCGATCGTCAGCGCCAAGGAGTACGCCCCGGCCATCCCCGTCACCGCCCACCGCACCGGCAGCAGTGTGTAGGCGGTCAGCGACAGGGTCGCGTTGAGCCCGGCGATCACCAGGTTGAGGAGGAAGGGGGTACGGGTGTCGGAGAGCGCGTAGAAGGCGCGGCAGAGCACGTACTGACCGGAGAAGGCGATCAGTCCGGGGGCGAAGGCCATCAGGATTCCCGCCATCATGACGATGCCGTCCTCGTCGGTCCTCCCATAGCCGAAGACGACCGTCATCAACGGCTGCGCCAGAGCAAACAGGGCGCAGGCGGCCGGCACGATGAGGGCCGCACTGGTCCGCAGGGCGTAGGACACATCGCGTCGCACACCTGCCAGGTCACCGTCCGCCGCGGCCCGGCTCATCCGGGGCAACAACGCGGTGACGAGGGAGACCGTGACGATCCCGTGCGGCACGGCCCACAGCAGATAGGCATTGCTGTACGCGCTGAAGCCCGCGCCGCCGTCGATGCCTTCAGCCGCCGCCCGTTCGCCCGCCGCCGTCGCCAACCGGGTGACGACCCAGTACGCGACCTGGTTGGACAGGACGAGCAGCACCAGCCAGCCGGCCGCACGCAAGGGCCTGGCCAGGCCCTGGCCGCGCCAGTCGAAGCGGGGCCGCCAACGAAAACGCGCCGCACGCAGGACGGGGGCGAGGGCGAGGGCCTGGAGGGCGATGCCCGCGGTCGTGCCCCAGCCGAGGAGTGCGATCTCCGCATCGGTCAGCGCGGCGCCGTCGGCGGTCGCCAGATAGAGGCCGAACACGGCGATCACCACGACATTGTTCAGGACGGGCGTCCACATCATCGCGCCGAACCGGCCACGGGCGTTCAGCACCTGCCCCAGGAGCGTAAACAGGCCGAGGAAGAAGATCTGCGGGAGGCAGTAGCGCGCGAAGGCGACCGTCATCTCCGCCTGCCGTCCGCTGTAGCCGGTGTACGCATCGACGATCGCGGGTGCCGCCCACACCGCACCCGCGGTGATCACCAGCAGCACGGCGAAGCAGATGGTGAGCAACCGGTCGGTGTACGCGGCTCCGCCGTCCTCGTGCTCCTTGGCGACCCGGACCAGTTCCGGTACGAAGACGGCGTTCAGGGCGCCGCCGACGAGCAGCATGTAGAGGATCGCGGGTACCGCGTTGGCCACGGCGTAGCCGTCGGCGGCGAGCCCGATGCCGAGCGCAGCCGCGACCACCGATGACCGCACGAATCCGGTGGCGCGGGACACCATCGATCCGGCCGCCATGATCGCGCCGCTGCGGGCGACGGACCGCTCGGGCTTCCCGCTGTCCGCCGTCCCGGTCGACGCAGCTGCCACGGGTGGCGCGCTCATCGGCGCGCCAGATAGGCGTGGAAAGCGCGGTACAGCGCGTGATTGGCGGTGCCACCCAACGGTTTCTCCCATTCCCCCAGGGTTTCCACGACCTGACCTCCGGTGCCCAGCTTCCAACGCAGCAGCCCGTACGAACGATCGGCGGGATCGAGTGTGGAGGGTACCCCGCGCATGTCGTACACCTCCGCGCCCAGGGCATGCGCATCCAGCAGCATCCGCCACTGGAGGGCGTTGGAGGGACGGACCTCCCGACGGTGATCGGCCGATGCGCCGGTCTGGTACCAGACCCGCCGTCCCACCGTCACCATGGTGTGCGCGGCGAGCACCTCACCGTCGTGGCGGGCCAGATACAGCTTCATCCGGCCCGGTTCCTCCGCGTTGAGAGCCGCGTACTGACGCTCGTAGTACGCCAGCGCCCGGCCGAGTCGAAAGCCGTCCCGCTTCTCGGTGATGCAGAGCAATCGGTAGAACTCGGGCAGGTCGGCCGCACTGCCCACCACCACCTCCACACCGGACTTCTGGGCACGGCGCACATTGCGTCGCCATTCCTGGTTGAGCCCGGACCACAGGTCCTCCCGGCTGCGGTCGGTCAGCGGTATCCGAAAGACATGACGGGGCTGTGCGTCACCGTCGCCGCCCGAACCCTCACCGCAACGCCGCCAACCGCGGGCGCGCAACCGCTCCGCGACCGCCGTCCCCAACGGGTCGACAGCGCAGTCGAGGACGTCCGTGAGGTGCCCGCCCGGGCCGCTGCGTTCCTTGAGCGGACGGGCGTCCCAACGGCGGTGCGCGGGGGCAGGCCCGATGCGCACGGCGAAGGCCCCCGCGTCCCGCAAATGCCGCAACAGCGGGTCGAGCCAGGCGTCGATGTCCGGCTCAGCCCAGTCCACCACCGGGCCCTCGGGCAGATAGGCGAAGTGCCGACGGGTGCCGGGGAACTGTCGCAGCAACACCAGGGCGACTCCGGTGAGTGCGCCCGCCGATGGAGCCGGACCCCAGCCGAGCAGCAGGGGCCGCCAGCCGTCCTTGACCTGGGCCCACGAGGGGCACTGAAGGAATCCGGCGCCCAGGGCGGCGCCGGGACGGGAGGCGAGGAACGCGCGGTACACATCGGCGCCGACGGGTTCGAGCCGTACTTTCGGCTGGTGGCGCTGGTCGTCCCGGCCGGGTGTCACAAGGAGCGCTGCCACAGTGTGAGCCTTTCTTCCACCCCGACCCCGGCCTGTCGCGGGGACGCCATGGATGCTCACACCGCTCCATGACCGTCCCGAGCGGCGCATGTGACGGGACGATGACCGTTTCCCACCGAGGGCCGTCATAGGGCAACCGGGGCGCTCGTCCGCACGGTTACCTCATGGGGTCGCCGATGCGGCCGACCACCAGCCAGCCGACCGACTCCCACGGAGGTCTCCGTTGCACCCGATATCCGCGCGCCCCGTACGCCGCACCACCGCGCGCCCGACGTTCGCCGCCCTGCTCGCCCCACTCGTACTGACGGCTTGCTCGTCCGGTGCCACCGGCGCGACGAGCGATGACCGGGTCGGTGGGGCCACCCGCGGCGGTGGTGTGCCCGCAACCGTGTCGGTGACCCCGAACGGGAAGGCCGTGAAAGCCGGCGAACCCGTGCGGGTCACAGCGCGCGGCGGCAGCCTCACCTCGGTTCAGGTCACCGACGGCAAGGGTCGGCCCCTCGCCGGCAGATTGACCGAGCGCAACACCGTGTGGACCTCGGACCGCAGAGCCGTGCCCGGGATGACGTACCAGGTCACGGCCGCGACGAAGACGAAGGACGGCACACCGGGAAGCGGGAAGTCGACCTTCTCCACTGCCGCGGCCGACAAGGTCAACCTGGTCGAATGGCACCCCGGTGAGAACACCACCATCGGTGTCGCTCACCCGATCTCCCTGCGCTTCGACCACCCCGTCAAGAACAAGGCGGAGGTGGAGCGGCAACTCAAGGTCGCCACCTCGAACAAAACCGAAGGCTCGTGGGGTTGGGTGAAGGACTGGTCGGGCCGTGATCGGGTGGACTGGCGGCCCAGGGAGTACTGGCGGCCCGGCACCAAGGTCACGCTCAGGGCCGAGTTGAACGGCATCCACTCCGGAGCGGCGGGCGGTTGGTTCGTACGTGACTACGCGACCACGTTCACCATCGGTGCGCGCCAGATCGTCAAGGTCGACCTCGACAACCACCGGCTCACCCTGGAGCGGGACGGCAAGCAGATCCACGACATCCCCGTGTCCGGAGGCACCCCCGGCGGTGACAAGCGCTCCTGGCGGGGCACGACGGTGCTCATGTCCAAGGAGGGCACCATCAATATGAACTCCGAGACCGTGGGCCTCGGCAATGCCTACAACAAGATGGTCGACTACTCGATGCGCCTGACCTGGTCCGGCATGTACGCACACGCCGCGCCCTGGAACTCCGCCCACCTCGGCCGTGCCAACAGGAGTTCGGGCTGTGTGGGCATGAGCACCGCCGATGCCGCCGCCTTCTACCGGAGCGTCCGGGTGGGCGATCCGTTCGAGATCACCGGCAAGGACACCAAGGGTGTACCCGAGCAGGGCAACGGCTTCAGCAATTGGAACCTGTCCTTCGAACAGTGGCAGCAGCGCAGCGCGCTGCGCTGAGGCCGGGCGGCGAACGCCGGGCGCGCGGGTTGGCGGGTGGTGCCGGGTCGTGCAAGGGGTGATGGATCAGACGCGCCCGCTGGAGACCTCGACCGGGTGACTTGGCGCCGCCCCCGCACTGCCCAGGGGAATGACGAGAGGGCTGCCGGCGACGGGGTCCTCGATGATGGTGCAGGGCAGTTCGAAGACCTCCTCGACCAGTTCCCTGGTGATGATCTGCGCGGGAGGTCCCTCGGCGACGACGGCTCCGTCCTTCATCGCGATTATGTGCGTTCCGTAGCGAGCGGCCTGGTTGAGATCGTGCAGCACCGCCACCAGGGTGCGGCCCTCCCGGTTGAGGCGCGTGAACAGTTCCAGCAACTCGATCTGGTGCGCGATGTCGAGGAAGGTCGTCGGTTCGTCGAGCAGCAGCAGGGGGGTCTCCTGCGCGAGGACCATCGCCACCCATACGCGCTGGCGCTGACCGCCGGACAGTTCATCCACGGGGCGGCCCGAGAGCGCGGACACATCGGTCGCCTCCATCGCCCGCAGCAGGGCCGCCTCGTCCGCCACCGACCACTGTTTGATCAGCTTCTGATGGGGGTGCCGACCGCGGGCGATGAGGTCGGCGACGGTGATCCCGTCCGGGGCGAGGGAGGTCTGCGGAAGCAGGCCGAGCACCCGGGCCACCTCCTTGGCGCGGTAGGAGGTGATGGCCTTGCCGTCCAGGACGACCTGGCCGCTGGACGGCTTGAGGAGCTTGGACAGGCCCCGCAGCAGTGTGGACTTCCCACAGGCGTTCGGCCCGACGATGACCGTGAACGAGCCATCGGGAATCCGGACGGACAGGTCGCGCGAGATGGTGCGTCGGTCGTAGCCGATGGTGATGTCCTCGGCTCGCAGCCGGGCCGGTGCCGTGTCCGTCGCGTCGTGGTCTTGCGTCTGCTTCATTTTCCGGGTCCTTGGCTGGGTGGTCGGATCAGTTGGCCCTGCGGGCTTCGCGCACCAGCAGCCACACGAAGTACAGCCCGCCGACCGAGACGGTCACGATGCCGACCGGAAGCTGGACCGGGGCGAACAGGCGCTGGCCGATCAGATCGGCGAGGACCAGCAGGAACGCTCCCAGTACGGCCGAAGGCAACAGGGCGACCGATGCGGAGCGGGTGACGCGGCGGGCGATCTGCGGTGCCACCAGGGAGATGAAGGCGATGGGCCCCGCCGAAGCCGTCACCAACGCGGTCAGCGACACGCCCAGGACCACCACGACGAGCCGAACGGCATTGGTGCGGGTCCCCAGCGCCGCTGCCGCATCGTCCCCGAGTTCGAGTTGCCGCATGGCGGGACCGGTCGCCAGGGCCAGGGGCACGAGCACCGCGAGGATGCCCAGAACGGGCCAGAGTTGTTCGTACCCCAGGCTGTTGAGGGAGCCACCGCCCCAGACCGCGGCGAGCATGGCCTCCTCGATGTCGGCCCTCAGCACCAGCCAGGTGTTGAACGCGCCGAGCATGGCGGAGATCGCGATGCCGACGATGATCAACTGGAATGCCTGCGTTCCCCCGCGGTAGGCGAGGACGAAGACCAGGAAGGCGGTCGCGATGCCACCGAGCAGGGAACCCGCGGCCACCTGGTAGTAGCCGCCACCCGTAAGCAGCATGACGACGAGGGCGCCAGTGTAGGAACCGGAGGAGAAGCCAATGATGTCGGGGGAGCCGAGGGGGTTCCTGCTGACGGACTGGAAGATCGCCCCGGCGATGGCCAGGGCCGCGCCGAAGAGCACCGCGAGAAGCGCTCGGGGCAGCCGCCACTCAACGATGATCTTCCTGGTGCCCCCCTCGCCGCCGCCCACCAGCGTCCGGATCACCTCGCCCAGGGGGATCTCGTACGTTCCGTACGCGAGCGAGACCAGGACCGTTCCGGCCGTAAGTGCCAGGAAGACCGCGCAGGCCACGGCGGTGCGCACATCGAAGCGGAACGACCAACGGGGGCCGCGGGAGACGACGACGGGCTTGCCGAAGTCGACGGGTGTGCTGCTCACAGTCCGCTCGCCTTCTTGCGGCGTACGAGGAGGATCAGCACGGGTGCGCCGATGAATGCGGTCACGATGCCGACCTGGAGTTCCTGGGGGGTGAGGACGATTCTGCCGACGGTGTCGGAGACGATCAGCAGGATCGGCGCGCAGACGATGGTGTAGGGGATGATCCAGCGCTGGTCCGGGCCGACGAACCAACGGGCCACATGGGGGACCATGAGGCCGATGAAGCCGATGGGTCCGGCCGCTGCGGTGGCGGCGCCGGCCAGCAGGGTGACGGCGATGATCACGGTCACCCGGGTGCGGCCGATGCCCCCGCCCAGCGACCTGGCGAGGTCGTCGCCGAGCGCGATCGCGTTCAGGGAGCGCGCCGAGGCCAGGGCGAGCAGCAGACCTGCGAGGACGAAGGGGAAGATGGTCCAGAAGATGTTCCAGCCCCGGGCGGCGAGCGATCCCGCGGCCCACCCCCGCATGGCGTCCAGGACCTCGGGGTTCAACAGGGTGATGGCTGCCGCCACCCCCGCGAGCACCGCGCTGAGTGCCACGCCGACGAGGGTCAGTTGCACCGGTGTCGCTCCGGCACGTCCGGCCGATCCGAGGACGTAGACCAGGGTGGTGGTGACGACCGCCCCGGCGAAGGACATGCCGAGGTGCTCCCCGATCGAGGAGAGCCCGAGGAAGGCGATCCCGATGGTGACGGCGAACCCGGCGCCCGCGTTGACGCCGAGGATGCCGGGGTCGGCGAGCGGGTTGCGGGTGAGTGCCTGGATGAGCGCCCCGGAGACTCCGAGGGCTGCTCCGACGATCAGCCCGAGGAAGGCCCGCGGCACCCGGAGGTCGCGCACGATGAAGGCGTCCTCCGAGCCGTCATGGGCGGTGAGCGCGTTCCAGACATCGGTGAAGGGGATGGACTTGGCGCCGAAGGCCAGGCTCAGCACCAGGCACGCGGCCAGGACGGCGAGGCAGGCGAGGAGCCCGAGGGCGCGCCCCACGTTGGTGCTCACCAGTCCCGGTCGGCGCTCTCCGCGCACTCCGCCGCCCTGGTCGGACGGCCCGGTCGGCGGGGACTGGTGCCGCCCGGCCGGGACGGCGGCCACTGTCGTGCTCATAGCCCCAGACGCTCCAACTGCACTTCGTAGAGGTCGCGTCCGAGTTCTTCGTCGCTGGTCTGCTCCCAGACCTTCTCCAGCCGGGTCACGGTGTCGCCGTCGAGGGCTTCGTACCGCTTCAGCCACTCCTCGTGCTTGAACGTCCAGTAGCCGATCACCTTGTACCACTCGGCCGGCAATTGGAGTTCATGGCGCAGATACCGCCGTGCGGTCCGCAGTTCCTTCGACTCGCCGGCCACCCAGACATAGGTGCCGGGGGCGACGGCGAGCTGGCGAAGTGCCTCGGTGATGGCGCTGGGGCCGACCCCGTTGCCGCGGCCGGGGATCCAGCGCACATCGAGCCGGCGGGCGGGGCTGGTGAGATCGATGGTGTGCGAGGCGTCGGCGATCTCGACGACGGCGGTCGCCTCGGTCGAGGGGTCGAGCTGTTCGAGGAGGCGGCCCAGCGCGGGCAGACCGGTGGCGTCGGTGACGAAGACCTGTCGGGCCGCATCGGCGGGAGGTTCGTACAGGCGCCGGGGTGTGCCGAAGACGATCCGGTCGCCTGGCCGGGCCCGGTTCGCCCAGCCGGCCGCGCGACCGTGTCCGTGCAGGACGAAGTCGATGTCCACCTCGCCGGCCGCCGGATCGAACCGCCGGATCGTGTACGGCGCGACATGGGGGTAGCGGTCGTCGGGGTAGTGCCAGTTGCCGTCTTCGCCGATCTCCGGCAGGAGGGGTTCGGCGCCCTCCTCGGGGAAGTGGATTCGGACGTACTCGTCGCCGACGCTGGTCGAGGGGTAGGACCCCAGCGCCTCGCTGCGGAGGGTGACCCGGGTCATGCCCGGGGACAGCAGTCGCAGGGCGGCCACTTCCGCGAGGACGTACGCGGGTGCCCCGGTCACGATCCGACCTTGGCGTCGATCTTCGCGAGGACTCCGTCGAGCTGGTTCAGGCTCTCGGTGCCCCAGTCGAAGGAGGAGACCACCGCGGCCGGGGTGTTCTCAAAGACGAAACCATTCTTCACGGCCGGGAGGTTCTTCCACACGGTGTTCTTGGAGAGGGAGGTGACGAAGTCCTGGAGGCCGTACGAGTGGATCAGGATGTCCGCGTTGGACAGCTTGCCGATCTGTTCGAGCGACAGCCACTCGCTCACCGTGCCGGGTTCGCCCTTGTGCTCGCCCGCGGTGAAGGGGCGGAACTTGGCGCCGACGGCGTCCCAGGCGGGGACGTAGAAGTGGCCGGTGGGATAGGTGCCCCAGGTGGACATGTCCTGTCCGTGCGCGAACACGGCGATGGTGTTGTTGGCCAGGACGTCCGCGTACTTGGCCTTCAGTTCGTCGGCGCGCTTCCTGAACGTCGCCTGCTGCTGCTTACCCTCCTCCGCCTTGCCCACGGCCGCGGCGATCATCAGCGTCCGGTCCTCCCAGGCGCCGACGCCCGATGCGTCGAGTTGGACCACGGGGGCGATGCCCTGGAGCCGCTCCAGCTCGCCCTTCTGGAGGAACCGCGTCTCAGCGAAGATCATGTCGGGGTCCTGCTTGGCCACGGCCTCGATGTTGAGCTCGTAGTAGGTCCCGATGGTCGCGGTCTTCTTGAGCGCCTCGTGGTAGCGCTTGGGGCGCAGGTTCGGGTCGGGGTCATCGAACCCCTCGACGACCCCGATCGGCTTGATCCCGAGGTCGACGAGAGTCGCGGGCGAGTAGAAGTCGACGGAGACGATGCGCTGCGGCTTCGCCGGGACCTCGACCTTGCCGGCGATGTCGGTGACCGTACGGGTCTCGGCGCCCGAGGTTTTCGCGGATTCCGTTCCGCCCGTCGAGCAGGCGCTCATGATCAGCACGGCGGCGGCGCTCGCGGCTGCCGTCGCGAGGAACCTCCGTCGCGACGGGCGGGATCCACGGGTGGTGCGGGGTGTCATCGGACTCCTTCAGGGACCCCGTACGACGGTCCGATGACCGGCGAATACGGGCTTAGGGCAGGCTTGCCTAAGTAAGGTAACTCAGTTCCCATGAGGGTATGGCGACACTTTGTTCTGGTTTCACGACACCCGGGCTCGGGGGAGCTCGGCTAACGGTGCCACGTCTTCCCCGCCGCTCATCGACCGGAAGTATGCGGCGGGTGTGTGGCCTGTGACCTGGCGGAACAGATCGATGAAGGTGCTCGGATTGGCATAGCCGAGACGGCGGGAGACGGCCACCACCGGCTTGCCCGCCGCGATGTCGATGAGGGCCGACCGCACCCGGACCAGGATGCGCCACTGGGTGAGGCTGACACCGGTGTCCCGCTGGAACCAGCGCATCAGGGTGCGCCCGCTCAGTCCGAGCTCCCTCGCCCACTCCTCCGTGGTCCGGTCGTCGGCCGGGTCGGCGATGATCCGGTCCGCGACCGCACGCAACTCCGGGGTCTTCGGCAGGGGGATGTCGAGTGAGGCGGCCTGGACCGGCTTGATCAGGTCCACGCCGACCTGCTGGAGCCGCAGCCTGACCTCGTCGGGCATCGGCTCCCGCTGGTTGTGGAGCAGTACCTCGCGCAGGAGACGGCTCAGCGGGATCCCCGTGACGGTGCGCCAGCTCATATGGGTCAGCTCGGGGTTGAGGAAGGTGGCGTACGTGACCGTGTCAGCGCTCGCCTTCACCCGGTGCGGCATCCCGGCCGGCAGCCAGATCCCCAACGCCGGCGGTACGAGCCACACATGCCCGGCCGCCTCGACCGTCACATTGCCCGTGCTGGACCACAGGAGTTCGGGCTCGGGGTGTGACATCCGCTCCCACTCCATCGGCTCGGGGGCGGTGAAGGTGCTCGTGGTGAGCAGCCAGGGGTCTTCGACCTGGCGTTCCCCGCTCGGGATGTAGGCGGT
Coding sequences within:
- a CDS encoding HAMP domain-containing sensor histidine kinase, which translates into the protein MVLAFLLVAAVSAVTTAGLTYREARSSVLQATQDTAVSSFRDQIQQSPVELPVRRDSLKRTLRNIASKGKPRPWYVFAEYGAMRVSSGTNPVSTVITPALRRKVTGYPHGSFERVIKDGIPYLAVGMPVVLKSKTGATLPSGLVLYATMRLSDEQTQIEALVTAARNGAIPGLAIALIPALLAARSVLRPVRELRRAAHDMGKGKLDTRIRVRGNDELAGLARTFNASAGELDRSVTELREAEARARRFAADVSHELRTPLAGMLAVTEVLDEDAARLDPDTAQAVRLISAETGKLAVLVEDLMEISRFDARAAELNTDEIDAAETIRRTLATRHWTDLVHTDLPDGIRARLDPRRFDVVIANLVGNALRHGDAPVTVRLRSSTRRDGAPVLITEVIDSGPGIRPEALPHIFDRFYKADVARTRSTGSGLGLAITRENVRLHGGTVHAGNALGGKGAVFTVEIPLGTGRTGA
- a CDS encoding response regulator transcription factor, encoding MPRVLLIEDDPSVREGVELGLRRRGHDVRTAATGEAGLAALDEFRPDLLLLDLMLPGVNGVEVCRRVRESSQLPIIMLTARGDDFDVVIGLEAGADDYIVKPARTQVIEARIRAVLRRFDEPATGRPAVEFHGDLSIDRAGLTITKSGRRLALAPSEMRLLLHLSATPEQVFSRQQLLEHVWEHSYHGDARLVDACVRRLRNKIEDIPGNPRYIQTLRGFGYRFGPL
- the murJ gene encoding murein biosynthesis integral membrane protein MurJ → MSAPPVAAASTGTADSGKPERSVARSGAIMAAGSMVSRATGFVRSSVVAAALGIGLAADGYAVANAVPAILYMLLVGGALNAVFVPELVRVAKEHEDGGAAYTDRLLTICFAVLLVITAGAVWAAPAIVDAYTGYSGRQAEMTVAFARYCLPQIFFLGLFTLLGQVLNARGRFGAMMWTPVLNNVVVIAVFGLYLATADGAALTDAEIALLGWGTTAGIALQALALAPVLRAARFRWRPRFDWRGQGLARPLRAAGWLVLLVLSNQVAYWVVTRLATAAGERAAAEGIDGGAGFSAYSNAYLLWAVPHGIVTVSLVTALLPRMSRAAADGDLAGVRRDVSYALRTSAALIVPAACALFALAQPLMTVVFGYGRTDEDGIVMMAGILMAFAPGLIAFSGQYVLCRAFYALSDTRTPFLLNLVIAGLNATLSLTAYTLLPVRWAVTGMAGAYSLALTIGWVVTAIVLRRRLTSPSTSAVPAPREGEAPLSGTESERAGRGAQRAKNRGVWRSAAVGAQARLLLAGAIAAPLGHMAATRAASLGAVGAGLVGAVAIGLVFATLARPLRLTELEAALSGLTQRIRRRPTRH
- a CDS encoding lipid II:glycine glycyltransferase FemX, encoding MAALLVTPGRDDQRHQPKVRLEPVGADVYRAFLASRPGAALGAGFLQCPSWAQVKDGWRPLLLGWGPAPSAGALTGVALVLLRQFPGTRRHFAYLPEGPVVDWAEPDIDAWLDPLLRHLRDAGAFAVRIGPAPAHRRWDARPLKERSGPGGHLTDVLDCAVDPLGTAVAERLRARGWRRCGEGSGGDGDAQPRHVFRIPLTDRSREDLWSGLNQEWRRNVRRAQKSGVEVVVGSAADLPEFYRLLCITEKRDGFRLGRALAYYERQYAALNAEEPGRMKLYLARHDGEVLAAHTMVTVGRRVWYQTGASADHRREVRPSNALQWRMLLDAHALGAEVYDMRGVPSTLDPADRSYGLLRWKLGTGGQVVETLGEWEKPLGGTANHALYRAFHAYLARR
- a CDS encoding Ig-like domain-containing protein, whose protein sequence is MSARPVRRTTARPTFAALLAPLVLTACSSGATGATSDDRVGGATRGGGVPATVSVTPNGKAVKAGEPVRVTARGGSLTSVQVTDGKGRPLAGRLTERNTVWTSDRRAVPGMTYQVTAATKTKDGTPGSGKSTFSTAAADKVNLVEWHPGENTTIGVAHPISLRFDHPVKNKAEVERQLKVATSNKTEGSWGWVKDWSGRDRVDWRPREYWRPGTKVTLRAELNGIHSGAAGGWFVRDYATTFTIGARQIVKVDLDNHRLTLERDGKQIHDIPVSGGTPGGDKRSWRGTTVLMSKEGTINMNSETVGLGNAYNKMVDYSMRLTWSGMYAHAAPWNSAHLGRANRSSGCVGMSTADAAAFYRSVRVGDPFEITGKDTKGVPEQGNGFSNWNLSFEQWQQRSALR